DNA from Microbacterium sp. SORGH_AS_0969:
CTGCGCGATCTCGGCATCCCCGATCGTGAGGGGCGGCGCGATGCGGATGGTGTCGTCGTTGGCGGCATTCACGACGAGCCCGTGCTGCTGGGCCGCGGCGACCACGGCCTTGGCGACGGGGCTCGTGAGGCCGATGCCGAGCAGCAGGCCCCGGCCGCGGACGCCCGCGACGAGCGGCGAGCCGAGCGCGGCGATGCCGTCGCGGATCTCCCCCTCGCGGCGGGCGGCGTTCTCGACGAGACCGGATGCCTCGATCTCCTGCAGCACCGCTCCCCCGACCGCGGTGCCCAGGGCGTTGCCGCCGAAGGTCGAGCCGTGCGTGCCGGGGAAGAACAGGTCGCTGGCCGCACCGAACGTGATGAGCGCGCCGATCGGGAAACCGCCGCCGATGCCCTTCGCGACGGTGATCGCGTCGGGCACGATACCGGCGTGCTGGAACCCGAACCAGGCGCCGGTGCGCCCGGCACCGGTCTGGATCTCGTCGATGATCAGCAGAGCGCCGTGGCGCGCGGTGATCTCGCGCGCGGCCTGCAGGTACCCCTCGGGGAGCTCGACGACGCCCGCCTCGCCCTGGATCGGCTCGACCAGCAGAGCGGCGACACGCTCGTCGACCGCGGCCTCGAGGGCCTCGATCGTGGCGTCGATGTGCTCGACGCCGGGGACCATCGGCAGGAAGTCGGCCTGCAGCGCGGGCTTGCCGGTGAGGGCGAGCGAGCCCATGGTGCGGCCGTGGAAGCCGCCCTTGAGCGTCAGGATGCGCGTGCGGTCGGTGCCGCGGCCGTGCAGGCGCGCGAGCTTGAACGCCGCCTCGTTGGCCTCGGCCCCGGAGTTACCGAAGTACACGCGGCCCGACTCTCCCGTGCCGGCGAGCCGCTTCAGGCGCGCGGCCATCGCGAGCTGCGGCGGCGTGGCGAAGTAGTTCGAGACGTGCGCGAGGGTCGACGCCTGCGCGGTGATCGCCTCGACGAACACCGGGTGCGCGT
Protein-coding regions in this window:
- a CDS encoding acetylornithine transaminase — encoded protein: MTTATWQEDAGRDLVRSFGDRMAMFVRGEGAYFWDADGTKYLDFLAGIAVNALGHAHPVFVEAITAQASTLAHVSNYFATPPQLAMAARLKRLAGTGESGRVYFGNSGAEANEAAFKLARLHGRGTDRTRILTLKGGFHGRTMGSLALTGKPALQADFLPMVPGVEHIDATIEALEAAVDERVAALLVEPIQGEAGVVELPEGYLQAAREITARHGALLIIDEIQTGAGRTGAWFGFQHAGIVPDAITVAKGIGGGFPIGALITFGAASDLFFPGTHGSTFGGNALGTAVGGAVLQEIEASGLVENAARREGEIRDGIAALGSPLVAGVRGRGLLLGIGLTSPVAKAVVAAAQQHGLVVNAANDDTIRIAPPLTIGDAEIAQFLELFAAALSTVSDALILEGAPA